A segment of the Chryseobacterium vaccae genome:
ATGCTAAAAAAAACAATAGTAATACTTTTAATTTTTTTCTGTCACTTAGTGAGTGCACAAGAGTGCATATTGAAGGGGCAGGTTCTTGAGGAAGCATCAGGCCTTCCCCTTTCAGACGCTTCTGTATCTGTTTTTAATAACGGAAAAACAGAAGGATCTGTATCTACCAACGCTGAAGGAAAGTTTGAAATAAAACTGAACTGCGAAAATAAATACACCATAGAGATCGGCCATAATGGTTACGAAAACCATACTGCAAGCCTGGATCCAACCTATAAAAACCTTTACCAGGTGAAGCTGAAAAAAGGCCAGCGCGTAGCTTCCATAGAAGAAGTGCTTGTGAAGGCAGCAAAAGCCGTTAAGGTAAAAGGTGATACCCTGGAATTCAACGCCAACTCATTCAAAACAGGAAATGAAGTGGTTTTGGAAGACCTTTTGAAAAAGCTTCCGGGAGTAGAAGTACAGAACGGAAAGCTTTTATACAAAGGAAAAGAAATGACTCAGGTTACCGTAGGAGGACGTGAAGTAATGGGTGGAAACCAAAAATTACTGAACAAAAACCTGCCTTCAGATGCCGTTTCTAAAATCCAGCTGAATACAAAATTCAAAGCCAATCCATTTGCTTCCTCACTACAGGAAGACGAACAGTTCTCTTTAAATATTGAACTGAAAGAAAATATGAAAAGTCTTGCTTTCGGAAACGTAACCCTAGGAGGAGACGCTAACAAACATACAGATGCACAAGCCAAAGTGTTTTACTTCTCTGAAAAAATAGACGCGACGTTAATCAATGATTTTAATACGTACGGAAAGCAGGTATTTGACAGAGATGACTATTTCAATTTCTTCGGAGGAATCTCTGAATTCAATTCAGAAGGAAGCATCTACTCACTGCGTGGAGGAAACAATACCTTGAATTTCGAACCAAGTATCAATGCGTTTAAAGTAGAAACCTACAACGGCGCTGCCCATTTCGGATATGAACCGAATAAGAAAATGAAAATTTCAGGATTCGGGTTGGTGAATACCAATAACATCCGATACAAATCAAAAGTTGAAAGAATCTTCAACGACAGCTACAAAGAAGAAGATGACCAGGAGAATAAAAACAATCTATTATCCATGATGGCCCGCTTACGGGTAGATTATTCCCCAAGCGACAGAGGACAGGTAAAATACCGTTTGAACCTGAACTATGTAGACAACAAGGAAGAACAGGGCGTGAACAGATTCAGAAATAATGAATTTACAGGATTCAGCCAAAACCAGACAAAACGTGAAAATTATAATCTATCCCAAACCCTTTCTTATATCCAGAAAGTAGGGAGAGATAACAACATAGGATTTTATCTTCGTCATCAATATCAGAAAGAAACACCAGATTTATTGATGAATGCAGAAGAACAGATGTTTAACGCCTGGGGAAGCCTAACCCCTAACAATGGGCGTTATATCTTAAGACAAGATCAGGAGTATACCACGAATACCCTTCAGTTATACTCTGTTTATAATCAGTTGATTAATAATACAACCAACCTGAAATTTAAGATCGGAACGAACTTCTCTTTTCAGGGCTTCAAAAATGAAATTTACGATCAGGACAATCTGATTACCCAAAATAACGCGGTTTCCGATACTGATTTTAATTATAATGAAACATTTGCTGATGCTACCTTTACCAAAAAATTAGGCAATTTCCAGGCAGATCTGGGAGCCGGAGTATCGTTCTTTAATGAAACAGCAAAATTTAGAACCGGAACAAAAACAAGCTTTAATGAAGCTAAAGTGTTACCCCATGTTGTTTTGAATTATAAATTCAGCAACGCCACCCAAATCACTTTAAACTATAATCAGGCGTATAGCTTCCCTAATGCTAAAGATCTGACGGAATCATATGTCATTCAGAACTACCGTTCTATTTTCAGCGGAAACCAGAACCTGAGACAGGCATTAACGCATACTTCCTCATTAAACTTCAATCACTTTGACTCATTT
Coding sequences within it:
- a CDS encoding outer membrane beta-barrel protein, with amino-acid sequence MSAQECILKGQVLEEASGLPLSDASVSVFNNGKTEGSVSTNAEGKFEIKLNCENKYTIEIGHNGYENHTASLDPTYKNLYQVKLKKGQRVASIEEVLVKAAKAVKVKGDTLEFNANSFKTGNEVVLEDLLKKLPGVEVQNGKLLYKGKEMTQVTVGGREVMGGNQKLLNKNLPSDAVSKIQLNTKFKANPFASSLQEDEQFSLNIELKENMKSLAFGNVTLGGDANKHTDAQAKVFYFSEKIDATLINDFNTYGKQVFDRDDYFNFFGGISEFNSEGSIYSLRGGNNTLNFEPSINAFKVETYNGAAHFGYEPNKKMKISGFGLVNTNNIRYKSKVERIFNDSYKEEDDQENKNNLLSMMARLRVDYSPSDRGQVKYRLNLNYVDNKEEQGVNRFRNNEFTGFSQNQTKRENYNLSQTLSYIQKVGRDNNIGFYLRHQYQKETPDLLMNAEEQMFNAWGSLTPNNGRYILRQDQEYTTNTLQLYSVYNQLINNTTNLKFKIGTNFSFQGFKNEIYDQDNLITQNNAVSDTDFNYNETFADATFTKKLGNFQADLGAGVSFFNETAKFRTGTKTSFNEAKVLPHVVLNYKFSNATQITLNYNQAYSFPNAKDLTESYVIQNYRSIFSGNQNLRQALTHTSSLNFNHFDSFTFFNVFANLSYVHRERSIQNNSRFEKVVTDPSNPDAYTVSQINSLFNSDYEEKSYSGMFRIGKKFTKWMNTRLSGTLSYSDYYTFTNTLNSPDVQVVNSNSFTQNYTLNNQFTIKKSLELNIGLNATFSKFKSLTEQNFDGWRPFADVSWSINSKLLLQSDFSYRIQNRDGQRINEAKELNASLRYNIAKKVYVTLIGGNLLGNGAVVSNAFNDIYVETTTKNVLGRYFMVNVRYKF